A genomic region of Roseateles amylovorans contains the following coding sequences:
- a CDS encoding LytR/AlgR family response regulator transcription factor, which yields MMIRTLIADDEEGPREQLRAALQRLAPELEIVSACANGVDAWDECLAQEPALCFLDIRMPGLSGLEVAHRLAQLAEPPQVVFVTAYGDHALSAFDAGVVDYVLKPVEDARLQQCLQRIRQRQAQVAEAADATDAAPTASAAASLPTATLELLRQLLPAHRPTMRPIQASQGREIQLIPPEDILFFQSDSRYTRVVHRDGEAWIRTALKELLTELDAQIFWQVHRSVVVNSRFVASATRVDENTMQLSLKGSEEKLPVSRQFQGLFKGQ from the coding sequence ATGATGATTCGCACCCTGATCGCCGACGACGAGGAAGGCCCTCGCGAGCAACTGCGCGCGGCGTTGCAACGGCTGGCGCCGGAGCTGGAGATCGTGTCGGCCTGCGCCAACGGGGTGGACGCCTGGGACGAGTGCCTGGCGCAAGAACCGGCCCTGTGCTTCCTGGACATCCGGATGCCGGGCCTGTCGGGCCTGGAGGTCGCCCACCGACTGGCGCAACTGGCCGAGCCCCCGCAGGTGGTGTTCGTGACGGCCTACGGCGACCATGCGCTATCGGCCTTCGATGCCGGCGTGGTCGACTACGTGCTCAAGCCGGTCGAGGACGCACGGCTGCAGCAATGCCTGCAGCGGATCCGTCAGCGCCAGGCCCAGGTGGCGGAGGCTGCCGACGCCACAGACGCAGCGCCCACCGCATCCGCAGCCGCGTCGCTGCCAACGGCGACCTTGGAGCTGCTGCGGCAACTGCTGCCGGCACATCGGCCCACCATGCGCCCGATCCAGGCCAGCCAGGGCCGCGAGATCCAGCTGATTCCGCCGGAGGACATCCTCTTCTTCCAGAGCGACAGCCGCTACACCCGCGTCGTCCACCGCGACGGCGAGGCCTGGATCCGGACCGCGCTCAAGGAATTGCTCACCGAGCTGGATGCGCAGATCTTCTGGCAGGTCCACCGGTCGGTGGTGGTCAACAGCCGCTTCGTCGCCAGCGCCACGCGGGTGGATGAGAACACCATGCAGCTCAGCCTGAAGGGCTCGGAGGAGAAGCTGCCGGTGTCGAGGCAGTTTCAGGGGTTGTTCAAGGGGCAGTGA
- a CDS encoding TonB-dependent receptor, with protein MYKLNAVSLAVAATIAAASFPALAQSTEQTQLERVVVTGSAIKRIDAETAVPVTVVKMDDLKKSGITSVEQVMANLTAVQASSNTAQSIGSGSGGASFADMRGIGADKTLILLNGQRIANNAVDGSAPDLNMIPFAAIDRIEVLRDGASALYGTDAIGGVINFITKSNYQGGSITVGYDSPEKSGGKNRSLNAGFGYGDLQQQGFNVFGFVSYKKQDAISGTQRDFNRRLPGGLSYSTAPANYTQDNSTFYNPTGTACTGTQMINSGGECKLVTASFVDFQPKTETYSGMLKGSLLVNDSLTLGAELFTTQNKVTTLIAPVPYGGYVINPGTAYYPTNAALNPNFDDGLAGSPFNNPSSAFATPTNVQPGYAYVYWRDFPNGSRGQMNKNTQNRLMLTADGNALGWDYAVAASYNHNKVDQYLISGYANGDMIGEGLLRGIINPFGDQTAEGSKLLQDAALNGRLQYATGTVKNLSAHASRDLGDWLKTGRPAQLALGVEFRHEKFESAADSEFATKVVASTGVDPDFRSEGSRKVSALYGELNVPVLKSLDITGSLRYDKYNDFGSSTNPKVSFRFQPTKEVLIRGSASTGFRAPTLYELYGNSSFTNTGGSYANPVLCPDGQNGTQCEAQFQVMNSGNPNLRPEKSKTATLGIVVEPIANASIGVDFWWVGIKDSIGSIPQFALFNNYNDYPELQKYFHFAAGNTLSLSSLVCPGPQCGYVDQTLLNLGKVRTNGFDLTGAYRLSTRAGQFDFGLNSTYVAKYEFQNFKDGYWVQNVGTYGQSGPVFRWQHNLTTNWRYDQFGAGAVMRYKSGYSDFNPSTHARVPSYTTLDLYGTWSPRKDLSLVLGVRNLFDREPPYTNQDDLFQGGGWDSRYADATGRAYYLRATYSF; from the coding sequence ATGTACAAGCTGAACGCGGTGAGCCTGGCAGTCGCCGCCACCATTGCGGCCGCGTCCTTCCCGGCGCTGGCCCAGAGCACGGAACAAACCCAGCTGGAGCGCGTGGTCGTGACCGGCTCGGCCATCAAGCGCATCGATGCCGAAACCGCCGTCCCGGTGACCGTGGTGAAGATGGATGACCTGAAGAAGTCGGGCATCACCTCCGTCGAACAGGTCATGGCCAACCTGACGGCCGTCCAAGCCTCGTCCAACACGGCACAGTCCATCGGTTCCGGAAGCGGCGGTGCCTCGTTCGCCGACATGCGCGGCATCGGCGCCGACAAGACGCTGATCCTGCTGAACGGTCAACGCATCGCGAACAACGCGGTGGACGGTTCGGCGCCTGATCTGAACATGATCCCGTTCGCCGCCATCGACCGGATCGAAGTGCTGCGCGACGGCGCCTCCGCGCTGTACGGCACCGACGCCATCGGCGGCGTGATCAACTTCATCACCAAGTCCAACTACCAGGGCGGCTCGATCACGGTGGGCTATGACTCGCCCGAGAAGTCCGGCGGCAAGAACCGCAGCCTGAACGCGGGTTTCGGCTACGGCGACCTGCAGCAACAGGGCTTCAACGTCTTCGGCTTCGTCAGCTACAAGAAGCAGGACGCCATCAGCGGCACCCAGCGCGACTTCAACCGCCGACTCCCTGGCGGCCTGTCCTACAGCACCGCGCCGGCCAACTACACCCAGGACAACTCGACCTTCTACAACCCGACCGGCACGGCCTGCACGGGCACCCAGATGATCAATTCGGGTGGCGAGTGCAAGCTGGTCACTGCGTCGTTCGTCGATTTCCAGCCCAAGACCGAGACCTACTCCGGCATGCTCAAGGGCAGCCTGCTGGTCAATGACAGCCTGACGCTGGGCGCCGAACTGTTCACCACGCAGAACAAGGTCACGACCCTCATCGCGCCGGTGCCTTACGGCGGCTACGTCATCAACCCGGGTACCGCCTACTACCCGACCAATGCCGCACTGAACCCGAACTTCGACGACGGTCTGGCGGGCAGCCCGTTCAACAACCCGTCGAGCGCTTTCGCGACCCCCACGAACGTGCAGCCGGGTTATGCGTATGTCTACTGGCGCGACTTCCCCAACGGGTCGCGCGGCCAGATGAACAAGAACACGCAGAACCGCCTGATGCTGACCGCCGACGGCAACGCCCTGGGCTGGGACTACGCCGTGGCCGCCTCGTACAACCACAACAAGGTGGACCAGTACCTGATCAGCGGCTATGCGAATGGCGACATGATCGGCGAAGGCCTGCTGCGCGGCATCATCAACCCGTTTGGCGACCAGACTGCAGAAGGCAGCAAGCTGCTGCAAGACGCAGCACTGAATGGCCGACTGCAATACGCCACCGGCACCGTCAAGAACCTGAGCGCGCACGCCAGCCGTGACCTGGGTGACTGGCTCAAGACCGGTCGTCCGGCTCAGCTCGCCCTGGGTGTGGAGTTCCGCCACGAGAAGTTCGAATCGGCGGCCGACTCCGAGTTCGCCACCAAAGTCGTGGCCTCCACCGGCGTCGATCCGGACTTCCGTTCGGAAGGCTCGCGCAAGGTCAGCGCGCTGTATGGCGAGCTGAACGTGCCGGTCCTGAAGTCCCTGGACATCACCGGTTCGCTGCGCTATGACAAGTACAACGACTTCGGCAGCAGCACCAACCCCAAGGTCAGCTTCCGTTTCCAGCCGACCAAGGAAGTGCTGATTCGCGGTTCGGCCTCGACCGGCTTCCGCGCACCGACGCTGTATGAGCTGTACGGCAACAGCTCGTTCACCAACACCGGTGGCAGCTACGCCAACCCGGTGCTGTGCCCGGATGGCCAGAACGGCACGCAGTGCGAAGCCCAGTTCCAGGTGATGAACTCCGGCAACCCCAACCTGCGTCCCGAGAAGTCGAAGACGGCGACCCTGGGCATCGTGGTCGAACCGATCGCCAACGCCAGCATCGGCGTGGACTTCTGGTGGGTCGGCATCAAGGACTCGATCGGCTCGATCCCGCAGTTCGCGCTGTTCAACAACTACAACGACTACCCCGAGCTGCAGAAGTACTTCCACTTCGCCGCCGGCAACACGCTGTCCCTGTCCAGCCTGGTGTGCCCCGGCCCGCAGTGCGGTTATGTCGACCAGACCCTGCTGAACCTGGGCAAGGTGCGCACCAACGGTTTCGACCTGACCGGTGCCTACCGTCTGTCGACCCGCGCGGGCCAGTTCGACTTCGGTCTGAACAGCACGTATGTGGCCAAGTACGAGTTCCAGAACTTCAAGGACGGCTACTGGGTCCAGAACGTGGGCACCTACGGCCAATCCGGTCCGGTGTTCCGCTGGCAGCACAACCTGACCACCAACTGGCGCTATGACCAGTTCGGTGCAGGCGCCGTCATGCGCTACAAGTCGGGCTATTCCGACTTCAATCCGAGCACCCACGCCCGCGTGCCGTCCTACACCACCCTGGATCTGTACGGCACCTGGTCGCCGCGCAAGGATCTGTCGCTGGTGCTGGGCGTGCGCAACCTGTTCGATCGCGAACCGCCTTACACCAACCAGGACGATCTGTTCCAGGGCGGTGGCTGGGATTCGCGCTACGCCGACGCCACCGGCCGTGCCTACTACCTGCGCGCCACTTACTCGTTCTAA
- a CDS encoding retron system putative HNH endonuclease, whose translation MRHVTKAPCTHPRLLAAHANPPSDAESASRRWRNLGEKDRLLNGSLKPEQHHLCCYSEADAEALQLGFHIEHVANKSQHPERTFDYNNLLASAFNDAEGLATAASRGVAVFGGHASGKQGKPHPVNMALFVSPLQRDCARFFAYLSSGEVEPHLDLDPADKARARYTIDLLNLNSPYLIGLRQQWWDELDAAYQDNLSRQWDLDHLAAVDLTPRGDRLSPFFSLTRQFYGGLAERVIRTRAPQLI comes from the coding sequence ATGAGGCATGTGACGAAGGCGCCCTGCACCCATCCTCGGCTTCTGGCAGCGCATGCGAATCCACCCTCGGATGCCGAAAGTGCGTCTCGCCGATGGCGAAATCTCGGTGAAAAGGACCGATTGCTCAATGGTTCGCTCAAGCCTGAGCAGCATCACCTGTGCTGCTACAGCGAAGCCGACGCGGAAGCGTTGCAGCTGGGCTTCCATATCGAGCATGTGGCCAACAAGAGTCAGCACCCAGAGCGCACCTTCGACTACAACAACCTCTTGGCCAGCGCGTTCAATGATGCCGAAGGACTGGCCACCGCCGCCAGTCGCGGCGTGGCGGTCTTCGGCGGGCATGCGTCGGGGAAACAGGGCAAGCCGCATCCGGTCAACATGGCGTTGTTCGTGTCGCCGTTGCAGCGCGATTGCGCGAGGTTCTTCGCTTATCTGTCGTCCGGGGAGGTGGAGCCGCACCTTGATCTTGATCCGGCGGACAAGGCGCGCGCCCGCTACACCATCGACCTCCTGAACCTGAACAGTCCCTATCTGATCGGGCTCAGGCAGCAATGGTGGGATGAGCTGGACGCAGCCTATCAAGACAATCTGTCCCGACAATGGGATCTGGATCACCTCGCGGCGGTGGACCTGACGCCGCGGGGCGATCGGCTCAGTCCGTTTTTCAGCCTGACGCGCCAGTTCTACGGCGGATTGGCCGAACGGGTGATTCGAACCCGAGCGCCTCAGCTGATCTAG
- a CDS encoding TonB-dependent receptor plug domain-containing protein, which yields MHQRSKLSIAALLALGGLSGFAQAQQTSQAPQQIERVEITGSRIRQIDTETAQPVEKITAEAIQRSGLVSLGDVLNQLTAAGSPDFSKGSVLTSNREQGGQYINLRNLGSQRLLVLVNGKRWTQSVDGYTDISTIPAALVDHIDVLKDGASSIYGSDAIAGVVNVVLKKSMDGGKISLYYGANEKGDGQTKDASVAYGVSNEKGSLMFAVSANKTDPVWAKDRAITAASYGSDADRYPYSFGTSAWGRIRQVNPTTGTATGFNQMVNHTGSYLGDGTGSASNVSSNYHAYSSSNLDDTFNSSSQMMFQAANEQKSMFVKGNLELSPVLRFNSTAMFSERKSTSQVAGYPLNSLSQPNYPVYIDKDSYYNPYGNQAADVAAGAGQDLFFYRRTIEVPRVTVNNNRTTHLDAGLEGDFSLLGNPWNWDVGVNFSKQDGTVTSTGNLNLANLKSALGPSFKNASGVVQCGTAANPIPLTQCVPFDILGGPSASTQAALDYVMAKLTSEYGSSTRSVTANVSGELYKLPAGNIGVAAGVEYRTQSGFDQPDELAHSGLSTDLAGNATYGKYSVKEGYVEVNVPLLKKVPLAELLSVNLASRYSDYSTYGSTTNSKASFMWKPVTDLLTRGTFAQGFRAPPLGNTFGGGQQSFDTFVDPCDTVNGAAKNGGDVLARCIASGTSSSYRQLVQSGSVAASTGGQSLYPFNASLGNSTLKPENAKTRTLGLVYNPSWMQGLDLGLDWYRVTVKNAISSLSASYVLNQCYVQGVSEFCSGVTRDANGQVATLSRGYANLGELETSGVDLSVNYRFPKTAYGQFAIRTESSFVTKYRQKSTPTADWVSYLGEYGYNRLKSNLSLNWGYGPWVATFSSRYYSAVKDSCWDTEDTSTCTNPTGSASWGEGAGYNRQGAVFYHDLSVGYTFGWKGQLLVGANNVFDKKPRVVLNANYSAGGNSSSSSVDPDVPVDRYLWVRYNQPF from the coding sequence ATGCATCAACGTTCCAAGCTATCGATTGCCGCCCTGCTGGCGCTGGGAGGCCTTTCCGGCTTCGCCCAGGCGCAGCAGACTTCCCAAGCCCCTCAACAGATCGAACGTGTCGAGATCACCGGCTCCCGCATCCGCCAGATCGACACCGAGACCGCCCAGCCGGTCGAGAAGATCACCGCCGAGGCGATCCAGCGCAGCGGCCTGGTCTCCCTGGGCGATGTGCTCAATCAGCTCACCGCCGCCGGCTCGCCCGACTTCAGCAAGGGCTCGGTGCTGACCTCCAACCGGGAGCAGGGCGGCCAGTACATCAACCTGCGCAACCTCGGCTCCCAGCGCCTCCTGGTGCTGGTCAACGGCAAGCGCTGGACACAGTCGGTGGACGGCTATACCGACATTTCCACCATCCCCGCCGCCTTGGTGGACCACATCGACGTGCTGAAGGACGGCGCCTCCTCGATCTACGGCTCGGACGCCATCGCCGGCGTGGTCAACGTGGTGCTCAAGAAGAGCATGGACGGCGGCAAGATCAGCCTCTACTACGGCGCCAACGAGAAGGGGGACGGCCAGACCAAGGACGCCTCGGTCGCCTACGGCGTGAGCAACGAAAAGGGCTCGCTGATGTTCGCCGTCAGCGCCAACAAGACCGATCCGGTCTGGGCGAAGGACCGCGCCATCACTGCGGCCTCCTACGGCTCGGATGCCGACCGCTATCCCTATTCCTTCGGGACCAGCGCATGGGGCCGCATCCGCCAGGTCAATCCGACCACCGGCACGGCCACCGGTTTCAACCAGATGGTCAACCACACCGGGTCGTACCTGGGTGACGGCACCGGGTCGGCGTCCAACGTCTCGAGCAACTATCACGCCTACTCGTCGAGCAACTTGGACGACACCTTCAACTCCAGCAGCCAGATGATGTTCCAGGCCGCGAATGAGCAGAAGTCGATGTTCGTGAAGGGCAACCTGGAGTTGAGCCCGGTGCTGCGCTTCAACAGCACCGCGATGTTCTCGGAGCGCAAGTCCACCAGCCAGGTCGCGGGTTATCCGCTCAACAGCCTGAGCCAGCCCAACTATCCGGTCTACATCGACAAGGACAGCTACTACAACCCGTACGGCAACCAGGCTGCGGATGTGGCAGCGGGCGCCGGTCAGGACCTGTTCTTCTACCGGCGCACGATCGAAGTGCCGCGGGTGACGGTCAACAACAACCGCACCACCCATCTGGATGCCGGGCTGGAGGGGGATTTCAGCCTGCTGGGCAATCCGTGGAACTGGGACGTCGGTGTCAACTTCAGCAAGCAGGACGGCACGGTCACCAGCACCGGCAACCTGAACCTGGCGAATCTGAAGTCGGCGCTCGGCCCGTCGTTCAAGAACGCCAGTGGCGTGGTGCAGTGCGGCACGGCCGCCAATCCCATCCCGCTGACCCAGTGCGTGCCGTTCGACATCCTGGGCGGCCCGTCGGCCTCGACCCAGGCGGCGCTGGACTATGTGATGGCCAAGCTGACGTCGGAATACGGCAGCTCCACCCGCAGCGTCACGGCCAATGTCTCCGGTGAGCTGTACAAGCTGCCGGCCGGCAACATCGGCGTGGCAGCCGGCGTGGAGTACCGCACTCAAAGCGGCTTCGACCAGCCCGATGAGTTGGCCCACTCCGGGCTGTCCACCGACCTGGCGGGCAATGCCACCTACGGCAAGTACTCGGTGAAGGAGGGCTATGTCGAAGTGAATGTGCCGCTGCTCAAGAAGGTACCGCTGGCGGAACTGCTGAGCGTCAACCTGGCCTCGCGCTATTCGGACTACAGCACTTACGGCAGCACCACCAACAGCAAGGCCAGCTTCATGTGGAAGCCGGTCACCGACCTGCTGACCCGCGGCACCTTCGCGCAGGGCTTCCGTGCGCCGCCGCTGGGCAACACCTTCGGCGGCGGCCAGCAGTCCTTCGACACCTTCGTCGATCCGTGCGACACGGTCAACGGCGCGGCGAAGAACGGCGGCGACGTGCTGGCGCGATGCATCGCGTCGGGCACCAGCTCGAGCTATCGCCAACTGGTGCAATCCGGCAGCGTGGCCGCTTCCACCGGCGGGCAGAGCCTGTATCCGTTCAACGCCAGCCTGGGCAACAGCACGCTCAAGCCGGAAAACGCCAAGACCCGCACCCTGGGCCTGGTCTACAACCCGTCGTGGATGCAGGGTCTGGACCTGGGCCTGGACTGGTACCGGGTGACGGTGAAGAACGCGATCTCGTCGCTCTCGGCCAGCTATGTGCTGAACCAGTGCTATGTGCAGGGCGTGAGCGAGTTCTGCTCCGGCGTGACCCGTGATGCCAACGGCCAGGTGGCCACCCTGTCGCGCGGCTATGCCAACCTGGGCGAGCTGGAAACCTCGGGCGTGGACCTGAGCGTCAACTACCGCTTCCCGAAGACGGCCTACGGCCAGTTTGCGATCCGCACCGAAAGCAGCTTCGTCACCAAGTACCGTCAGAAGAGCACGCCGACGGCGGACTGGGTCAGCTATCTGGGTGAATACGGCTACAACCGGCTGAAGTCCAACCTGTCGTTGAACTGGGGTTATGGCCCCTGGGTGGCGACCTTCTCCAGCCGCTACTACAGCGCGGTGAAGGACAGCTGCTGGGACACCGAGGACACCTCCACCTGCACCAACCCCACCGGCAGCGCCAGCTGGGGCGAGGGTGCCGGCTACAACCGTCAGGGCGCGGTGTTCTATCACGACCTCAGCGTGGGCTACACCTTCGGCTGGAAGGGCCAGTTGCTGGTCGGCGCCAACAACGTCTTCGACAAGAAGCCGCGTGTGGTGCTGAACGCCAACTACAGCGCGGGCGGCAACTCGTCGTCGTCGTCGGTGGATCCGGATGTGCCGGTCGATCGCTACCTGTGGGTGCGGTACAACCAGCCGTTCTGA
- a CDS encoding sensor histidine kinase — translation MTLRSAMADNPRFHWSQWIFPGPRRVFTAAELARAGGTGWSSAIDCYVYTNVVLIVAIFYTQLPPGSALAVVISVIAVSMLGLLVARWLWRHPTRTRYNLVSLATGVAIATTQVSLSKLGWKTQVMESMPFVIGGMSLMMTSWWFLTLYRTQQIESRLRELDAQQERIAMAQRLATAQIQPHFLFNTLASLQHWVDTRDERAGPMLRSLTRYLRATLPMFAQERLPLEQELQIVRSYLEVMQARLGQRLTWSVDLEAGTQPVITAASLPPGTLLTLAENAITHGIEPSLRGGHVAIRVGMTASANAGEGGLLRLEVEDSGQGLTPDAYDGLGLSNTRERLQAQFGAAAQLGLERASPGCLAWIELPLQPSHGALVGDQAAAALPHTRPAAGPVPSIDAAPTRPAHEPTTP, via the coding sequence ATGACACTTCGCAGCGCCATGGCCGACAACCCACGCTTCCATTGGTCTCAGTGGATCTTCCCCGGTCCCCGACGCGTGTTCACCGCCGCCGAACTGGCGAGGGCGGGCGGCACCGGATGGTCATCCGCGATCGATTGCTACGTCTACACCAACGTCGTGTTGATCGTGGCCATCTTCTATACCCAGTTGCCGCCGGGCAGCGCCCTGGCCGTGGTGATCAGCGTCATCGCTGTCTCGATGCTCGGGCTGCTGGTGGCGCGCTGGCTGTGGCGCCATCCAACGCGCACCCGCTACAACTTGGTGTCGCTGGCCACCGGGGTGGCGATCGCCACGACCCAGGTGTCACTGAGCAAGCTGGGATGGAAGACCCAGGTGATGGAGAGCATGCCGTTCGTCATCGGCGGGATGAGCCTGATGATGACCTCCTGGTGGTTCCTGACGCTCTACCGCACCCAGCAGATCGAATCCCGGCTGCGCGAGCTGGACGCCCAACAGGAGCGCATCGCGATGGCGCAGCGCCTGGCCACGGCGCAGATCCAGCCGCACTTCCTGTTCAACACCCTGGCCTCGCTGCAACACTGGGTGGACACCCGCGATGAGCGCGCCGGCCCGATGCTGCGCTCGCTCACCCGCTACCTGCGCGCCACGCTGCCGATGTTTGCCCAGGAGCGGCTGCCGCTGGAGCAGGAGCTGCAGATCGTGCGCAGCTATCTGGAGGTGATGCAGGCCCGACTGGGTCAGCGGCTGACTTGGTCGGTGGACCTTGAGGCCGGCACGCAGCCCGTGATCACCGCCGCCAGCCTGCCGCCGGGCACCCTGCTGACGCTGGCGGAAAACGCCATCACCCACGGCATCGAACCCAGTCTCCGAGGCGGCCATGTGGCGATTCGCGTGGGCATGACGGCCAGCGCCAATGCGGGCGAAGGCGGCCTGCTGCGACTGGAGGTGGAGGACAGCGGCCAGGGCCTGACGCCCGACGCCTACGACGGCCTGGGCCTGAGCAACACCCGCGAGCGCCTTCAGGCGCAGTTCGGTGCGGCGGCTCAGCTCGGCCTGGAGCGCGCCTCGCCGGGCTGCCTGGCCTGGATCGAACTCCCGCTGCAGCCGTCCCACGGCGCATTGGTCGGTGATCAAGCTGCGGCTGCGCTGCCTCACACGCGCCCGGCCGCTGGTCCGGTCCCCTCCATCGACGCCGCCCCGACCCGTCCCGCTCACGAACCCACCACGCCATGA
- a CDS encoding NAD(P)/FAD-dependent oxidoreductase: protein MSADSWPVSCQVLIIGAGPAGSAAARWLARAGKDVVMVDQQPLGRDKVCGDGLIPDAHQALERLGLLDRVMARAQRAAHVGCIGPRGGRIDVPGHLAVLPRKVLDEILNLGAQEAGARFIAPARFDAPLEDAQGRVCGARLTVNGESREIQADWVLLATGAVPKALTAAGMCERHTPSGVALRGYVRAPSMVGEIKALEVVWCKPVQPGYGWIFPAPDGSFNIGVGVTDSHRDLAGKGQKKDVNLREIFDAFVRHYPPAQRLMAEGELIGDLKGAPLRCTLKGARWTRPGLLVTGEAAGSTYSFTGEGIGKAMETGLLAAEAVLAHGAEDARVRATYETALRSLQPKYDLYERGNRVNRFPWLADLLIWRAQKSPRLLARMSGVLNETSNPGNLVSLKGLTRLFLE, encoded by the coding sequence ATGTCTGCCGATTCCTGGCCCGTCTCCTGCCAAGTCCTCATCATCGGCGCCGGCCCCGCCGGCAGCGCCGCCGCGCGCTGGCTGGCGCGTGCCGGCAAGGACGTGGTGATGGTCGACCAGCAACCCCTGGGCCGCGACAAGGTCTGCGGCGACGGCCTGATCCCCGACGCCCATCAGGCGCTCGAGCGCCTGGGCCTGCTGGACCGGGTGATGGCGCGGGCCCAGCGCGCCGCGCATGTCGGCTGCATCGGGCCACGGGGCGGCCGCATCGACGTGCCGGGGCATCTCGCCGTGCTGCCGCGCAAGGTGCTGGATGAGATCCTGAACCTCGGCGCGCAGGAAGCCGGCGCCCGCTTCATCGCCCCCGCCCGCTTCGACGCCCCGCTGGAGGACGCCCAGGGCCGCGTCTGCGGTGCCCGCCTCACGGTCAACGGCGAATCCCGCGAGATCCAGGCCGACTGGGTCCTGCTGGCCACCGGCGCCGTGCCCAAGGCCCTCACCGCTGCCGGCATGTGTGAGCGCCACACGCCCAGCGGCGTGGCCCTGCGCGGCTATGTGCGCGCGCCGTCGATGGTCGGCGAGATCAAGGCCTTGGAAGTGGTCTGGTGCAAGCCGGTCCAGCCGGGTTATGGCTGGATCTTCCCGGCGCCGGACGGCAGCTTCAACATCGGCGTGGGCGTCACCGACAGCCACCGCGACCTGGCCGGCAAAGGCCAGAAGAAGGACGTCAACCTGCGCGAGATCTTCGATGCCTTCGTCCGCCACTATCCGCCGGCCCAGCGCCTGATGGCCGAGGGCGAGCTGATCGGCGATCTCAAGGGCGCCCCACTGCGCTGCACCCTCAAGGGCGCGCGCTGGACGCGCCCCGGCCTGCTGGTCACCGGCGAGGCGGCTGGCTCGACCTATTCCTTCACCGGCGAAGGCATCGGCAAGGCCATGGAGACCGGCCTGCTCGCGGCCGAAGCGGTGTTGGCCCACGGCGCCGAGGATGCCCGTGTCCGTGCCACCTACGAAACCGCGCTGCGCAGCCTCCAGCCGAAGTACGACCTCTATGAACGCGGCAACCGCGTCAACCGCTTCCCCTGGCTGGCGGACCTGCTGATCTGGCGCGCTCAGAAAAGCCCGCGGCTGCTGGCCCGGATGAGCGGTGTGCTCAACGAGACCAGCAATCCCGGCAACCTGGTCAGCCTGAAGGGCCTGACCCGGCTCTTCCTGGAATGA
- a CDS encoding class II glutamine amidotransferase: protein MCQLMGMNARRPTDVMFSFTGLATRAHEHKDGFGIAFFEGRGLRHFVDHHSARVSPLAEMVKRYPIQSDVVIAHIRKATQGVVSLENTHPFVRELWGRYWVFAHNGDLKGFAPRLHAAFRPVGQTDSEQAFCWLMQELAKAHADMPAIEELNHTLRELLPQLNRHGTFNMLLSNGQALWAHGSTKLHYLLRQPPFGPVTLQDEDLTIDLAARNTDTDRIAIVATEPLTRGEPWCAIEPGQLKVFVGGESFC from the coding sequence ATGTGTCAATTGATGGGCATGAACGCCCGCCGCCCCACCGACGTCATGTTCAGCTTCACCGGCCTGGCGACCCGGGCCCATGAGCACAAGGACGGCTTCGGCATCGCCTTCTTCGAGGGCCGGGGACTGCGGCATTTCGTCGATCACCACAGCGCGCGGGTCTCGCCGCTGGCGGAGATGGTCAAGCGCTATCCGATCCAGAGCGACGTCGTCATCGCCCACATCCGCAAGGCGACCCAGGGCGTGGTATCGCTGGAGAACACCCATCCGTTCGTGCGGGAGCTGTGGGGCCGTTACTGGGTCTTTGCACACAACGGCGATCTCAAGGGCTTCGCGCCGCGGCTGCATGCGGCCTTTCGTCCCGTCGGCCAGACCGACAGCGAGCAGGCCTTCTGTTGGCTGATGCAGGAACTGGCCAAAGCCCATGCGGACATGCCGGCCATCGAGGAACTCAACCACACCCTGCGGGAGCTGCTGCCGCAGCTCAACCGGCACGGCACCTTCAACATGCTGCTGTCCAACGGCCAGGCGCTGTGGGCCCACGGCTCCACCAAACTGCACTACCTGCTGCGCCAGCCGCCGTTCGGGCCGGTCACGCTGCAGGATGAAGACCTCACCATCGACCTGGCCGCCCGGAATACCGACACAGACCGCATCGCCATCGTCGCGACCGAACCGCTCACCCGGGGCGAGCCGTGGTGCGCCATCGAGCCGGGGCAACTGAAGGTGTTTGTCGGCGGCGAGTCGTTCTGCTGA